In Brevibacillus brevis, a genomic segment contains:
- a CDS encoding zinc metallopeptidase: MLFHPMDFLIIIAFLLSLWAQFRVKGTFNKFADVPVSSGMTGAEAARRMLDANGLTGIPVEHIPGTLTDHYDPTSRVVRLSDPVYFGHSIASLSVACHEVGHAIQHKVSYPMLVARHKIFPVVNFASGIAPLLLLAGFFFHMTGLLLIGIIFFSAAVAFQLITLPVEFDASSRAKKLMVQMGFIRNNEEKGASKVLGAAALTYVAATLISVLELAKYIMIFRSEED; the protein is encoded by the coding sequence ATGTTGTTCCACCCCATGGACTTTTTGATCATCATTGCGTTCCTGTTGTCGCTCTGGGCGCAATTTCGGGTCAAAGGAACCTTCAACAAATTTGCCGATGTGCCCGTTTCCTCCGGGATGACCGGCGCTGAAGCCGCACGTCGTATGCTGGATGCCAACGGTTTGACGGGAATTCCCGTCGAGCATATCCCTGGTACGCTGACAGACCACTACGACCCGACTTCTCGCGTCGTGCGCCTGTCTGACCCTGTATACTTCGGCCATTCCATCGCCTCGCTGTCGGTTGCTTGCCACGAGGTGGGCCACGCCATCCAGCACAAGGTTTCCTACCCGATGCTCGTAGCGCGCCACAAGATTTTCCCTGTGGTCAACTTCGCTTCCGGCATCGCTCCGCTGCTGCTGTTGGCCGGTTTCTTCTTCCATATGACGGGGCTGCTGCTGATCGGGATCATCTTCTTCTCCGCAGCTGTCGCCTTCCAGCTGATCACGCTGCCTGTGGAGTTTGACGCCAGCAGCCGCGCGAAAAAGCTGATGGTACAGATGGGCTTCATCCGCAACAACGAAGAAAAAGGAGCCAGCAAAGTGCTCGGCGCGGCCGCTCTCACGTACGTAGCCGCCACGTTGATCTCCGTATTGGAGCTGGCGAAGTACATCATGATTTTCCGCAGCGAAGAAGACTAA
- a CDS encoding glutamate-1-semialdehyde 2,1-aminomutase encodes MKRERSEHLHKQAMDVILGGVNSPSRSFKAVGGGAPVTMERAQGAYFWDVDGNRYIDYLAAYGPIITGHAHPHVTQAICDAAANGTLYGTPTPWEVQFATMIREAIPSMERIRFNNSGTEAVMTCIRVARAYTGRVKIIKFAGCYHGHSDLVLVAAGSGPSTLGIPDSAGIPQSIANEVITVPFNEPEAFAEAIKRWGHETACVLVEPIVGNFGIVTPKPGFLEEVNRIAHEAGALVVYDEVITAFRFCYGGAQNLLGVEPDLTALGKIIGGGLPIGAYGGRKEIMEQVAPLGPAYQAGTMAGNPASIRAGIACLEVLGQPGVYDEFERLGSMLEDGIRQAAQKHGVTIQLNRVKGAMAVYFTDEPVYDYDGAQKADGELFARFFRLMLDEGVCLAPSKYEAWFVTTAHTEEDIRETIAAVDRSFAALRG; translated from the coding sequence ATGAAACGAGAACGATCCGAGCACTTGCACAAGCAAGCGATGGATGTAATCCTGGGCGGAGTCAACAGCCCTTCGCGTTCCTTCAAGGCAGTGGGAGGCGGCGCTCCCGTCACGATGGAGCGAGCCCAGGGAGCCTATTTTTGGGATGTAGACGGAAATCGGTACATCGACTATTTGGCTGCTTACGGCCCCATCATTACCGGACACGCTCATCCGCACGTGACACAGGCGATTTGCGACGCAGCGGCAAACGGCACGCTATACGGGACACCTACCCCTTGGGAGGTGCAGTTCGCCACCATGATCCGCGAAGCTATCCCGTCCATGGAACGAATCCGCTTCAACAACTCCGGTACGGAAGCCGTGATGACTTGCATCCGCGTGGCGCGAGCCTACACAGGCCGTGTCAAAATCATCAAATTTGCCGGATGCTATCACGGCCACTCGGACCTCGTGCTGGTGGCGGCGGGCTCCGGTCCTTCCACGCTGGGCATTCCCGACAGCGCAGGGATTCCGCAAAGCATCGCAAACGAAGTCATTACCGTACCTTTCAACGAACCCGAAGCGTTCGCCGAAGCAATCAAGCGCTGGGGACATGAAACGGCTTGCGTGCTTGTCGAGCCAATCGTCGGCAACTTCGGAATCGTGACGCCAAAGCCAGGCTTCCTGGAGGAAGTAAACCGCATCGCCCACGAAGCAGGCGCTCTCGTCGTCTACGACGAAGTCATCACCGCTTTCCGTTTCTGCTATGGCGGAGCGCAAAATCTGCTCGGCGTCGAGCCCGATCTGACCGCGCTGGGGAAAATCATCGGCGGAGGCCTGCCGATCGGCGCATACGGCGGACGCAAGGAAATCATGGAGCAGGTGGCACCGCTCGGCCCTGCTTATCAAGCCGGAACCATGGCGGGCAACCCCGCTTCCATCCGCGCCGGAATCGCCTGCCTGGAAGTACTCGGTCAGCCGGGTGTGTACGATGAATTCGAACGCCTGGGCTCCATGCTGGAAGACGGGATTCGCCAGGCTGCGCAAAAACACGGGGTCACCATTCAGCTCAATCGCGTAAAAGGGGCCATGGCCGTGTACTTCACCGACGAGCCGGTGTACGATTACGACGGGGCGCAAAAGGCCGACGGCGAGCTGTTCGCCCGCTTCTTCCGCCTCATGCTGGATGAAGGTGTCTGCCTCGCTCCATCCAAGTACGAGGCGTGGTTCGTCACGACCGCCCATACGGAAGAAGACATCCGGGAGACGATCGCCGCAGTCGATCGATCCTTTGCCGCGCTTCGCGGCTGA
- a CDS encoding protein phosphatase 2C domain-containing protein, which translates to MKMECISVTGSGKMNEDAYVTNQAKQLFAVVDGVSSLVSYEDEAGLTGGAIAALLVKEHLEAEDGDQSLPDLLVAANGRIHDRMQEVQIDLTKKEELWGAACAAVRLREGHVEYAQTGDCMIFAVYGDDTVRPLTHPQVSHLEQAAFARWQWCMEQGIRTHAEIAEHCRDILISNRYQANEPGGYGVLNGEEACSDYIEYGRINRTDVRAVVLLTDGLFYPRSFGGEVPRWEDTVLPIVHKGLQRYTDELLALENGDPECLHYARFKKSDDKTGLVLYLS; encoded by the coding sequence ATGAAAATGGAATGCATCTCTGTCACCGGAAGCGGCAAAATGAATGAAGACGCCTATGTCACGAATCAGGCGAAGCAGCTGTTTGCCGTCGTAGATGGTGTATCCTCCCTGGTCTCGTACGAAGACGAAGCGGGACTGACGGGCGGTGCGATCGCTGCCCTTCTCGTAAAGGAGCATCTGGAGGCAGAGGATGGGGACCAGAGCTTGCCGGATTTGCTGGTCGCAGCCAACGGACGGATCCATGACCGCATGCAGGAGGTGCAAATCGATCTCACCAAAAAGGAGGAGCTGTGGGGGGCGGCTTGCGCGGCGGTTCGCCTGCGCGAGGGGCATGTCGAATACGCCCAGACAGGGGATTGTATGATTTTCGCCGTGTACGGAGACGACACGGTACGGCCTTTGACCCATCCTCAGGTCAGCCATCTGGAGCAGGCGGCTTTCGCCAGGTGGCAATGGTGTATGGAGCAGGGCATACGGACTCATGCCGAGATCGCAGAGCACTGTCGCGACATCCTCATCTCGAATCGCTATCAGGCCAACGAGCCGGGAGGATACGGCGTGTTGAACGGAGAGGAGGCCTGTTCGGACTACATCGAGTACGGCCGAATCAACCGAACCGACGTACGTGCCGTCGTACTGCTGACAGACGGTCTGTTCTACCCGCGTTCCTTCGGGGGAGAGGTGCCCAGATGGGAAGACACGGTCCTCCCGATCGTGCACAAGGGCCTGCAGCGCTACACTGACGAGCTGCTCGCCCTGGAAAACGGCGATCCGGAGTGCCTTCACTACGCCCGTTTCAAAAAGTCGGACGATAAAACCGGCCTTGTTTTGTACCTCTCCTAA
- a CDS encoding ATP-binding cassette domain-containing protein — protein MIQVKHLQKEFRIHQSRSGLGGAFRDLFSREYKTVKAVDNLSFTVEEGEMFALIGENGAGKSTTIKMLTGILTPSSGDIVINGYVPFKEREDYVRSIGVVFGQRSQLWWDLSPLESFRLLKSVYKVDNAEGDRWLDRLIEELDIGSFVSQPVRKLSLGQRMRCEVAASLIHKPKLLFLDEPTVGLDVLVKQKIREFLRNVNETENMTILLTTHDVSDIEALCKRVLVMDKGKLIFDGLLSDLKERWGNGTEVSFQMKKRTSVEDLRRVLGDTPCEIEQINDYSLTVQVPRSQEMLPFVLSTVMSSFEVSDVKIMETSTEDIVRNIYQTDGEVAKHA, from the coding sequence ATGATTCAAGTCAAACATTTGCAAAAGGAGTTCCGCATCCACCAGTCCAGATCCGGTCTCGGGGGAGCGTTTCGCGACCTGTTCAGCCGCGAATACAAGACCGTAAAAGCGGTCGACAACCTGTCCTTTACAGTGGAAGAGGGAGAAATGTTCGCGCTGATCGGGGAGAACGGTGCGGGAAAATCCACAACGATCAAGATGCTGACCGGGATTCTCACCCCGAGCAGCGGGGATATTGTCATCAATGGATACGTCCCGTTCAAAGAGCGGGAAGATTACGTCCGTTCCATCGGCGTTGTCTTTGGCCAGCGTTCGCAGCTTTGGTGGGATTTGTCCCCGCTGGAGTCGTTTCGCTTGCTGAAGAGCGTCTACAAGGTCGATAACGCAGAAGGCGACCGATGGCTGGACCGCCTGATCGAGGAGCTGGATATCGGCTCGTTCGTCAGCCAGCCTGTGCGCAAGCTGAGCCTGGGCCAGCGGATGCGTTGCGAAGTGGCCGCTTCGCTCATTCACAAGCCGAAACTGCTGTTCCTCGACGAGCCGACAGTCGGTCTGGATGTGCTCGTCAAGCAAAAGATCCGCGAGTTTTTGCGCAACGTGAACGAGACGGAAAACATGACGATCCTCCTGACCACCCATGACGTCTCAGACATCGAAGCGCTTTGCAAGCGAGTGCTGGTCATGGATAAAGGCAAGCTCATTTTCGACGGCCTCCTGAGCGATTTGAAAGAACGCTGGGGAAATGGCACGGAAGTCTCGTTCCAGATGAAAAAGCGCACGTCCGTGGAAGACTTGCGCCGGGTGCTGGGTGACACCCCATGCGAGATCGAGCAGATCAACGATTACAGCCTGACCGTGCAGGTGCCCCGCAGCCAGGAGATGCTTCCCTTCGTCCTCTCTACCGTGATGTCGTCGTTTGAAGTGAGCGATGTCAAAATCATGGAAACGAGCACAGAGGACATCGTGCGGAATATTTATCAGACGGACGGCGAGGTAGCGAAACATGCGTAG
- a CDS encoding ABC-2 family transporter protein, producing the protein MRRLYMELIRMRFLTMLAYRVNYYSGIIIYAINIGAYYFLWGAIYGGQQQLGGLTVEQMTSYVAIAWMSRAFYFNNIDMEIAQDVREGKVAIEMIRPYNYLSVKTAQAFGEGIFRLLFFAGPGIFLISLIIPFHFPATGQAWGLYLLSLLFAFLINTQINLLTGLFTFFLFRNDGMMRAKRVIVDLMSGLVLPISFFPGWAQTVMGFLPFQAVNYYPSLIFTGAITSGRALELIGFQVIWMFVILVPILILWRMARNRLVVQGG; encoded by the coding sequence ATGCGTAGGCTTTACATGGAATTGATCCGCATGCGTTTTCTGACCATGCTGGCGTATCGTGTCAACTATTACAGCGGGATTATCATTTATGCGATCAACATCGGGGCGTATTACTTCTTGTGGGGGGCCATCTACGGCGGCCAGCAGCAGCTCGGGGGTCTCACAGTCGAACAGATGACGTCTTACGTGGCCATCGCCTGGATGTCCCGCGCCTTTTATTTCAACAACATCGATATGGAAATCGCCCAGGACGTGCGGGAGGGGAAGGTCGCGATCGAAATGATCCGCCCCTACAATTACCTCTCGGTGAAGACGGCGCAAGCATTCGGGGAAGGCATCTTCCGGCTGTTGTTTTTTGCCGGTCCGGGCATTTTCCTGATCAGCCTGATCATCCCGTTCCACTTCCCTGCTACGGGGCAGGCGTGGGGGCTGTATTTGCTCAGTCTTCTGTTCGCGTTCCTGATCAATACGCAAATCAACCTGTTGACGGGGCTGTTCACGTTTTTCCTGTTCCGCAATGACGGCATGATGCGGGCCAAGCGCGTCATCGTGGACCTCATGTCCGGACTGGTGCTCCCGATCAGCTTTTTCCCGGGTTGGGCACAGACCGTAATGGGCTTTTTGCCGTTTCAGGCCGTCAACTACTATCCGAGCCTGATTTTCACAGGGGCGATTACGTCCGGGCGGGCCCTGGAGCTCATCGGCTTTCAGGTCATCTGGATGTTCGTCATTTTGGTACCCATCCTGATTTTATGGCGAATGGCCCGCAATCGGCTCGTCGTACAGGGAGGGTAA
- a CDS encoding ABC-2 family transporter protein — MQNLRHIFRVFGDYLGQYFKTRLAYRADFLGDLVSNLISELINLVFIIVVFQHVPLMGEWTRDEIIFIYGFFLVPYALFSIFFGFWDFNERYIIRGEMDRILTRPLYNLAQVCLESIAPDRIFGVISGLIIMGYAAIQLKLSITWYDPFIFIVLAVSGALIYGGVYTAISAISFFSDSRTGITPMIYNIQQYGRYPVDVYNKVIRFVLTYVLPFAFVGVYPAAYFLRKEMWYGYAAMTPVMAVIFFGIGLLVWNWGVSKYRGAGS, encoded by the coding sequence ATGCAAAACTTGCGACATATCTTTCGCGTCTTCGGCGACTACTTGGGGCAGTATTTCAAGACTCGTCTCGCGTACCGGGCGGATTTTCTCGGGGATTTGGTCTCCAACCTGATTTCCGAGCTGATCAACCTCGTCTTTATCATCGTCGTATTCCAGCATGTGCCGCTCATGGGCGAGTGGACGAGGGACGAGATTATTTTCATCTACGGGTTCTTTTTGGTGCCCTATGCGCTGTTCTCGATTTTCTTCGGCTTTTGGGACTTCAATGAGCGCTACATCATCCGGGGGGAAATGGACCGGATCCTGACCCGGCCGCTTTACAATCTGGCGCAGGTCTGTCTGGAGTCGATCGCCCCTGACCGAATATTCGGGGTGATCTCCGGACTGATCATCATGGGCTATGCGGCCATTCAGCTGAAGCTCAGCATTACCTGGTACGATCCGTTTATCTTTATTGTGCTCGCCGTCAGCGGGGCATTGATTTACGGCGGCGTGTACACTGCGATTTCCGCGATCAGCTTTTTCTCGGATTCGCGCACAGGCATCACTCCAATGATTTACAACATCCAGCAGTACGGCCGCTATCCGGTAGACGTCTACAACAAGGTCATTCGCTTCGTGCTGACGTACGTGCTGCCTTTCGCCTTCGTCGGCGTTTATCCGGCAGCCTACTTCTTGCGCAAAGAGATGTGGTACGGCTACGCGGCGATGACGCCGGTAATGGCCGTGATATTCTTCGGCATCGGCCTGTTGGTCTGGAACTGGGGTGTCAGCAAATACAGGGGAGCGGGGTCTTAG
- a CDS encoding SDR family NAD(P)-dependent oxidoreductase, which translates to MGGKRTAIVTGGSSGIGMAISRKMAENGVDVTILGRREKALQEAADQLGGDIHWIRADVTSPTDVETAVKSVVERTGVVDILINNAGASGAVTTQMPLGEAEKIWDEVIDVNLKSVFLMTVAAAPHLRRPGGRIVNISSIAAYTGGSSKGSLAYAAAKAGIHGLTFSAARELGGEGITVNAIAPGLIDRTRFFAGGVTEERLKQVSAQAAAGRVGLPEDIAAAVWYLVSPEASYVTGEILNVNGGWLFGR; encoded by the coding sequence ATGGGCGGAAAGCGCACGGCAATTGTAACGGGAGGCAGCAGCGGAATCGGGATGGCAATCTCCCGGAAAATGGCAGAGAACGGGGTGGATGTCACGATCCTGGGGCGCAGGGAGAAAGCATTGCAGGAAGCGGCTGACCAGCTCGGCGGAGACATTCATTGGATTCGGGCGGACGTCACCAGTCCGACAGATGTCGAGACTGCTGTGAAATCCGTCGTGGAACGAACGGGAGTCGTGGACATTCTCATCAACAACGCGGGAGCAAGCGGTGCAGTTACCACCCAAATGCCATTGGGCGAAGCGGAGAAGATTTGGGACGAGGTGATCGACGTCAACCTCAAGAGCGTATTTCTCATGACGGTGGCAGCTGCCCCCCATTTGCGGCGTCCCGGTGGACGGATCGTCAATATCAGTTCGATTGCAGCCTACACCGGGGGCAGCAGCAAGGGATCGCTCGCTTATGCGGCGGCAAAGGCCGGCATCCACGGGCTGACGTTCTCGGCGGCTCGCGAGCTGGGGGGCGAGGGCATTACCGTGAACGCCATAGCGCCAGGACTTATCGACCGAACCCGTTTTTTTGCGGGTGGGGTGACAGAGGAGCGCTTGAAACAAGTAAGCGCCCAAGCAGCTGCGGGACGGGTGGGGCTGCCGGAGGATATAGCAGCGGCTGTATGGTATCTGGTTTCTCCCGAGGCCTCCTACGTTACCGGGGAAATTTTGAATGTGAACGGCGGTTGGCTGTTTGGTAGATGA
- a CDS encoding ECF transporter S component, producing the protein MKETAMHSSRSTQRLVTIPMLAAVAFILQYLEFPVPLMPSFLKLDFSTLPALIGGLMYGPVAGIIVEVLKNALHMLFKNTDGLLIGELANVVAGASFIFPAVFMQRLGQGKKGFMTGLALGTLLMSVVMALANAFFLLPAYAALYQMPMDQLLSTFGANSVWGLVLYGIVPFNIFKGAVLSLVAYPVYVKLGSRMGPRATN; encoded by the coding sequence ATGAAAGAAACAGCGATGCACTCATCGCGGTCAACCCAGCGGCTGGTGACGATCCCCATGCTGGCTGCGGTTGCATTTATCCTGCAATATCTGGAATTCCCTGTTCCGCTGATGCCGAGCTTTCTCAAGCTGGACTTCAGCACATTGCCCGCGCTGATCGGCGGTCTCATGTACGGTCCGGTGGCGGGAATTATCGTGGAAGTCCTGAAAAACGCACTGCACATGCTGTTTAAAAATACAGACGGACTTTTGATCGGGGAGCTGGCCAATGTGGTGGCCGGGGCGAGCTTTATTTTCCCGGCGGTATTCATGCAGCGGCTCGGCCAAGGGAAAAAAGGCTTTATGACCGGTTTGGCCCTCGGGACTCTGCTGATGAGCGTCGTGATGGCATTGGCCAACGCCTTTTTCCTGCTCCCGGCTTACGCGGCTTTGTATCAGATGCCGATGGACCAGCTCCTGTCCACTTTCGGGGCAAATAGCGTATGGGGCCTCGTCCTGTACGGAATCGTTCCGTTCAACATTTTCAAAGGCGCCGTGCTCTCGCTGGTTGCCTATCCCGTCTACGTGAAGCTGGGATCCAGAATGGGGCCCCGTGCCACAAATTGA
- the proS gene encoding proline--tRNA ligase, which produces MKEEKAFVKEITPQSEDFSRWYIDTIRKADLMDYTPVRGCIVFKPDGFELWERIQEAMNKRFKETGHRNAYFPMLIPESFMQKEKEHVEGFNPELPWVTEAGGEPLEERLALRPTSETIIGHMYSQWIQSYRDLPVLINQWANVFRWEKRTMPFLRTSEFLWQEGHTAHANEEEARQETMQMLEIYREVVEQELAIPVWKGQKTPSERFAGAVDTYSIEAMMKDGKAVQAGTSHYLGDNFARGFEIKFLDRDNTFKYVHTTSWGSSTRLIGSMIMVHGDDRGLALPPRMAPTQVIMIPVGPMKLRDKVMEAFDPLYDRIKASGVRVRADLREETPGWKFNEWEMRGVPLRLEIGPRDVENGQAILARRDTGEKITVSLDGIVESIQSLLEEIQQNMFQKALAFREANSHLNIDTMEQLAAHIAKSEQENAVSGWVLAGWCGDDSCEAKVKEETKFTSRNIPFDPPVQKETCICCGQKAQHTVWFGRAY; this is translated from the coding sequence ATGAAAGAGGAAAAAGCATTTGTGAAGGAAATTACGCCGCAGTCGGAGGATTTTTCGCGCTGGTACATCGACACGATCCGCAAAGCGGACTTGATGGACTACACGCCGGTTCGGGGCTGCATCGTGTTCAAGCCGGACGGTTTTGAGCTGTGGGAGCGGATCCAGGAAGCGATGAACAAGCGCTTCAAGGAGACCGGACATCGCAATGCCTACTTTCCCATGCTGATCCCCGAGTCCTTTATGCAAAAGGAGAAAGAGCACGTCGAAGGCTTCAATCCCGAGCTGCCATGGGTGACCGAGGCGGGAGGCGAGCCGTTGGAAGAGCGGCTGGCTCTGCGTCCGACGTCCGAGACGATCATCGGCCACATGTACAGCCAGTGGATTCAGAGCTACCGCGACCTGCCTGTCCTGATCAACCAGTGGGCCAACGTATTCCGTTGGGAAAAACGGACGATGCCGTTTTTGCGCACCTCCGAGTTTCTCTGGCAGGAAGGGCACACCGCCCATGCCAACGAGGAAGAAGCGCGCCAGGAAACGATGCAGATGCTGGAGATTTACCGCGAAGTCGTCGAGCAGGAGCTGGCGATTCCGGTATGGAAGGGACAGAAGACGCCAAGCGAGCGCTTCGCTGGAGCGGTCGATACGTATTCCATCGAAGCGATGATGAAGGACGGCAAAGCAGTGCAGGCAGGGACCTCCCACTATCTGGGCGACAACTTCGCGCGCGGCTTCGAGATCAAGTTCCTCGATCGTGACAATACGTTCAAATACGTGCACACGACTTCGTGGGGGAGCTCGACCCGCCTGATCGGCTCGATGATCATGGTGCATGGCGACGACCGCGGTCTGGCGCTGCCGCCGCGGATGGCGCCTACACAGGTAATCATGATTCCGGTCGGTCCGATGAAGCTGCGGGACAAGGTGATGGAGGCATTCGATCCGCTTTACGACCGAATCAAGGCGTCGGGCGTCCGGGTCCGCGCCGATCTGCGCGAGGAGACGCCGGGCTGGAAGTTCAACGAGTGGGAAATGCGGGGCGTGCCATTGCGTCTGGAGATTGGGCCGCGTGATGTAGAGAACGGGCAGGCGATCCTGGCTCGCCGCGATACGGGAGAAAAAATCACGGTCTCGCTGGATGGAATCGTCGAGTCGATTCAAAGCCTGCTGGAGGAAATCCAGCAAAACATGTTCCAAAAAGCGCTGGCTTTCCGCGAGGCGAACTCGCATCTGAACATCGACACGATGGAGCAGCTTGCCGCTCATATCGCCAAGAGCGAGCAGGAAAACGCCGTCAGCGGTTGGGTGCTGGCCGGCTGGTGCGGGGACGACTCGTGCGAGGCAAAGGTCAAGGAAGAGACCAAATTCACCTCCCGCAACATCCCGTTCGATCCGCCTGTGCAAAAGGAAACGTGCATCTGCTGCGGACAAAAAGCACAGCATACCGTCTGGTTTGGCCGTGCCTACTAA
- a CDS encoding HAD-IA family hydrolase: MRTILFDFDGTVADTLPLIFAAFRSTFAHFLQKQYSDEQIVALFGPTETGIVKNELPPDLHEAALQHFFTAYDALHQDMQNPPEIAAMLETFRAAGIRMGIVTGKGRRSADISLARMALSAYFEVVVTGDDVTDPKPHPEGIFLAMEKLGAAAEDTIYVGDSDADVLAGQAAGVKTVGVNWLAVTQKAGVFDPPPDCQFSDVQSFVDWVMAPR, translated from the coding sequence ATGCGCACCATCCTGTTTGATTTCGACGGCACCGTCGCCGATACGCTGCCGCTCATTTTTGCGGCCTTTCGCTCGACGTTTGCACATTTTTTGCAAAAGCAGTATTCCGATGAACAGATCGTTGCCCTGTTCGGGCCTACGGAGACCGGGATTGTCAAAAACGAGCTGCCGCCTGATCTGCACGAAGCCGCTCTGCAGCATTTCTTCACTGCTTACGACGCTCTCCATCAAGACATGCAAAACCCTCCCGAGATCGCTGCGATGCTGGAAACGTTCCGCGCTGCCGGCATCCGCATGGGGATCGTCACGGGAAAAGGCAGGCGCAGCGCAGACATCTCCCTCGCGAGAATGGCACTGTCCGCTTACTTTGAGGTGGTCGTTACCGGAGACGATGTCACGGATCCCAAACCCCATCCGGAAGGCATTTTTCTGGCGATGGAAAAACTGGGAGCTGCTGCGGAGGACACCATCTATGTAGGAGACAGTGATGCCGACGTCTTGGCGGGTCAGGCGGCGGGTGTGAAGACGGTGGGCGTGAACTGGCTGGCCGTCACCCAGAAGGCAGGGGTGTTCGATCCGCCGCCGGACTGTCAATTCTCGGACGTGCAGAGCTTTGTCGACTGGGTCATGGCTCCCCGCTGA
- a CDS encoding helix-turn-helix domain-containing protein, with amino-acid sequence MKEIYEVTDPEALKSLAIAERVKILELFEDLEPRTAKQIATELGENAARLHYHVKELVRVGLLEQVDTRVKGSIVEKYYEPVAKVIQVKLQVMIEENAQQLSDVMFTPFRTTEKDLMRTLNRFVSSDHDVRKEYKNTFAFNLHEFHLSQDERNQFVDELAELLHKYKAFKSEPGRRKFKFFDVLFPMTPADPSDDSDEPFEDREE; translated from the coding sequence ATGAAAGAGATTTATGAAGTGACAGACCCAGAAGCGTTGAAATCGCTTGCGATAGCCGAGCGCGTCAAAATCCTGGAACTCTTTGAGGACCTGGAGCCTCGGACAGCCAAACAAATTGCCACCGAGCTCGGCGAGAATGCTGCCCGCCTTCACTACCACGTGAAGGAGCTCGTGCGAGTCGGTTTGCTGGAACAGGTGGATACCCGCGTCAAAGGCTCCATCGTTGAAAAGTACTACGAGCCGGTAGCCAAGGTCATTCAGGTCAAGCTGCAGGTGATGATCGAGGAAAACGCCCAGCAGCTGAGCGATGTGATGTTCACGCCGTTCCGAACGACCGAAAAGGATCTCATGCGTACGTTGAACCGCTTCGTTTCCAGCGATCACGATGTCCGGAAAGAGTACAAGAACACGTTTGCCTTCAATTTGCACGAGTTTCATCTCAGCCAGGACGAGCGCAACCAGTTCGTTGATGAGCTGGCCGAGCTGCTGCACAAGTACAAGGCATTCAAAAGCGAGCCGGGGCGCCGGAAGTTCAAGTTTTTTGACGTGCTTTTCCCGATGACTCCCGCCGATCCTTCTGACGATTCGGACGAGCCGTTCGAAGATCGCGAGGAATAA
- the bcp gene encoding thioredoxin-dependent thiol peroxidase — protein MTATGQAAPDFTLQASNDQTISLSSYRGKNVVLYFYPKDMTPGCTTEACDFRDYHPRFAELDTVVFGISPDEVKSHDKFAAKHELPFPLLADPDHQVAEAYGVWVLKKMYGREYMGIERSTFVIDKQGNIAKEWRKVKVKGHVQEVLVFIQEELQK, from the coding sequence ATGACTGCCACAGGACAGGCTGCCCCTGATTTTACGCTGCAAGCCAGCAACGACCAGACCATCTCGCTTTCTTCATACCGGGGGAAGAATGTCGTACTCTATTTTTATCCGAAAGACATGACGCCGGGTTGCACGACGGAAGCGTGCGATTTCCGCGACTATCATCCCCGGTTTGCCGAGCTGGACACGGTCGTTTTTGGCATCAGCCCGGACGAAGTGAAGTCCCATGACAAGTTCGCGGCCAAGCACGAGCTGCCGTTTCCGCTCTTGGCCGATCCTGACCACCAGGTGGCGGAGGCGTACGGCGTATGGGTGCTGAAAAAAATGTACGGCAGGGAATACATGGGCATCGAGCGCTCGACATTCGTCATTGATAAACAGGGCAACATCGCCAAGGAATGGCGCAAGGTGAAGGTGAAAGGGCACGTGCAGGAAGTGCTCGTCTTTATTCAGGAAGAGCTGCAGAAGTAA